The genomic DNA GCTCAATAATCTCGGCGGCGTGTCGGTGGCCGAGATGGCGATTCTGACCCGCGAGCTGGCCAACACCCCACTCCATGCGCGCGTTGACTGGTTGATTGGCCCGGCTTCGCTGGTAACGGCGCTGGATATGAAAGGCTTCTCGCTGACCACTATCGTGCTGGAAGAGAGCATTGAAAAGGCGCTGCTGTCGGATGTCGAAACCGCCAGTTGGCAGAAGCCGGTGCAGCCGCGGGCTGTTAATATCATGCCGTCCGCGCTCGCCAGCGCACGCGTCGCCTTTACGCCATCGGCCAACCCGCAGGTGGGCGATTACGTGGCGCAGGTGACCAGCACCCTCTCCGGCCTCGAAACCCATCTCAACGCGCTTGACGCCAAAGTGGGCGACGGCGATACCGGCTCCACTTTCGCCGCTGGCGCGCGTGAGATTGCCGCTCTATTGCAACGCCAGCAACTGCCGCTCAATGATTTACCCACGCTGTTCGCGCTAATTGGCGAACGCCTGACGGTGGTGATGGGCGGCTCCAGCGGCGTATTGATGTCGATTTTCTTCACCGCCGCCGGGCAGAAGCTGGAGCAAGGCGCCAGCATGGCGGAAGCGCTGAACGCCGGTCTGGGGCAGATGAAATTTTACGGCGGCGCCGATGAGGGCGACCGGACGATGATTGACGCTCTACAGCCGGCGCTGGCGGCGCTGCTGGCCGAACCGGATAATCTGCAGGCCGCTTTCGCCGCGGCGCAGGCCGGCGCGGATCGCACCTGCCAGTCGAGCAAAGCCGGCGCCGGACGCGCCTCCTATCTCAATAGCGAGAGCCTGCTCGGCAATATGGACCCCGGCGCCCACGCGGTGGCGATGGTGTTTAAGGCGCTGGCGGAACGCTAAGCCTCACCCGGTGGCGCTGCGCTTACCGGGGCGACATAACACCATTGAAAGGTAGCCCGGAGAAGGCGCAACGCGCCGCCATCCGGGTTTACCACACTGCCGATTATTTGCTATGCCAGTACGCCTGCGAACGCACCAGTTGCTGATCGATACTCGGCTCCTCAAAGCGCGCCAGCAGCGATTTCACCACGCCGCCTTCTCCGGTCAGCCAGATAAAATAATCTTCTGACGGCACCTTGACCTGAGCCAGCCGCTCGGCGACGAACGCCGGGTTGTGGCCTACCACCCATTCGATATTAAAGCCGTCGAGATCCGCCAGATAATCTTTATACGAAGCATCCGCGACGGTGACGATGGCCGTCACCTGCGGCGTCACCGGCAGCTGACGTAATCCCAGCAGGCGACGGCGCAGCGCCGGCATGCCCGACTCGTCACAGACATAAAGCTGCCAGGCGTAATCTTCCGGCACCACCAGCGAGCCGCGCGGCCCGCCGATCACCAGCTTATCGCCGATGTTGGCTTCCAGCGCCCAGCGGCTGGCAATACCGCCATCGTGGATATAAAAATCGTAAGCCAGCTCGTGGCGTTCGGCATCGTACAGCGGCGTGTAGTCGCGGGTCGCCGGGCGCACGCCCTCGCCCCAGTTAATGCCTTCGTCGGTCACTTCCGGCGGCGTAAATACGCTGCCCGCCTGCGGGAAAAACAGTTTGGTGTGGTCGTCAAAACCTTGTGAAACAAAGCCATCCAGCGCCTCGCCCCCCAGCACGATCCGCTGGAACGCCTGGCCGATACGCTCAACGCGCAGCACGGTTAATTCGCGAAAACGTAGTTCGTTACGCACGCGCTGTGGGTAGCGTGAGGTGTTTTTTGTCATTTTTCGCCTTCGTGAAGATAATACGATATATCTAAATTTATTTTTAAATGATAATGATTGCTAATCAAAAAGATTGCAAGCACTTTTTTGATATAGTCAGCTTGAGATTAAACAGCTATCAGCAATCCATAAAAACCATTAATAATCATCAAATTAAACAAAAATTATTTTATAGACTTGCAAGTCGATAAACTTTAGATATAAATTAGATATATCTAAATAACATCAGGAGACGATGATGCAAAACCATCATGAAGGTTGCTGTAAACATACAGAGCACCAACACGAAGGCTGCTGCAAGGGTGCTGGATGTGCATCCGAGTGGTTTTTACGCCTGGCTTCAGCAGCCGGATTCACGGCGGCATCATGCTGACCTGAGGCTGACGGGGCTGATAAAGCAGTTCTGGCTGGAGTCGGGTTGCGTTTATGGTTATCGCAAGATCCACCTCGACCTGCGGGATACCGGACAACAGTGCGGAGTTAATCGTGTCTGGCGACTGATGAAGCGTGCCGGGATAAGGGCTCAGGTCGGGTACCGTAGCCCACGGGCACGTAAGGGTGAAACCAGCATCGTGACGCCCAACAGGCTCCAGCGGCAGTTCAACCCGGAAGCACCGGATGAGCGTTGGGTAACGGACATCACCTACATCCGGACTCACGAAGGCTGGCTGTATCTGGCTGTTGTTGTTGACCTGTTCTCGCGCAAAGTTATTGGCTGGTCAATGCAGCCCCGGATGACAAAGGATATTGTCCTGAATGCACTTCTGATGGCCGTGTGGCGACGTAATCCTCAAAAGCAGGTGCTGGTTCATTCTGATCAAGGCAGTCAGTACACAAGCTATGAGTGGCAGTCGTTCCTGAAATCACACGGGCTGGAGGGCAGTATGAGCCGTCGCGGTAATTGCCATGATAATGCGGTTGCAGAAAGCTTTTTCCAGTTGTTGAAACGCGAACGGATAAAGAAAAAGATCTACGGAACGCGGGAAGAAGCCCGCAGCGATATTTTTGATTACATCGAAATGTTTTATAACAGTAAGCGTCGGCATGGTTCCAGCGATCAGATGTCACCGACAGAATATGAAAACCAGTATTATCAACGGCTCGGAAGTGTCTAAATTATCCGTGGCGATTCAGCCAGCAGTCGCGCAGCTGCCTCAAGCGCAGAGGATTGAAAAAATCTTCAGATATATATCATCACTCTGAACATACGCAATTAACGGCGGAATCTCACGATTCTACCGTTTTTTATTATTTTTCAGAGGAGTAGTGATGAATAATTCTGAAGGTTTGAAGTCGTTTCAGCAATCGCTTGCTGATCTGCCGCAATGGGTATCAGAGCGGCTTCTGCAGCAAATTAACCAGTTAACTAACTACGAGCCAGTGATCGGCATTATGGGTAAAACCGGTGTTGGGAAGAGCAGTCTGTGCAATGCCCTGTTTGCCGGAGATATATCACCGGTCAGCGATGTGGCGGCCTGTACACGTGAGCCACTGCGCTTTCGCCTGCAAGTCGGCGACCGCTATATAACGCTGATGGATCTGCCCGGCGTGGGCGAAAGTGGCGCTCGCGATACCGAGTATGCTGCGCTGTACCGCGAACAGCTTCCTCGCCTCGACCTGGTACTGTGGCTGATTAAGGCCGATGACCGGGCGCTGACGGTGGATGAACATTTTTATCATCAGGTGATTGGAGAGGTATACCGGCATAAGGTGCTGTTTGTTATCAGCCAGTCGGATAAGGCCGAACCTACCAGCGGTGGGGGACAGTTGTCCACGGCGCAGAAGCAGAATATCAGCCGCAAAATCTGCCTGCTGCATGAGCTGTTCCAGCCCGTCCATCCGGTGTGTGCTGTGTCGGTCCGTCTACAATGGGGGCTTAAGGTGATGGCCGAGCGGATGATTAAGTGCCTGCCACGTGAGGCCACCAGCCCGGTGGTGTCGCAACTCCATCCTTCCTTTCGCACGACGGTAGTCCGGGAACAGGCTCGTAGCGATTTTGGTGAAACCGTCGGGGCCGTACTCGATAGCATCAGTGCCTTTCCCCTGATACCCGCCCCGGTGCGGGCCGTCATTCAGGCCGTGCGCACCACGGTGGTGTCAGTGGCCCGCGCCGTCTGGGATTTCTTCTTCTGAGTATTTAACCCATCCCTGTTACTTCCCTGCCCCTGTCGCCGATGCGACGGGGATCCCTTTTATTTGTTTTCCCGTTATGAGGAGTCTGCTTATGACCCGTCTGGCTTCGCGCTTTGGCGCAGCAAACCTTATCCGTCGCGACCGTCCGTTAACCCGTGAAGAGCTGTTTCGCGTAGTGCCCAGTGTATTCAGTGAGGACAAACACGAGTCCCGTAGTGAGCGTTATACCTATATACCCACCATCTCCCTGCTCGACAGCCTACAGCGAGAAGGCTTCCAGCCATTCTTTGCCTGTCAGACCCGAGTGCGTGACCCGGGTCGTCGTGAACATACAAAGCATATGCTGCGTCTGCGGCGGGAAGGGCAGATCACCGGTAAACAGGTGCCGGAAATTATTCTACTCAACTCTCACGATGGAACCAGTTCGTATCAGATGTTGCCGGGACTATTTCGTGCGGTTTGTCAGAACGGGCTCGTCTGCGGTGAGTCGTTTGGCGAGGTGCGGGTGCCACACAAGGGGGACGTGGTGAGTCAGGTGATTGAAGGCGCGTATGAGGTGCTGGGGATTTTTGACC from Trabulsiella odontotermitis includes the following:
- a CDS encoding glycerone kinase; its protein translation is MSQFFFNQRASLVNDVIEGTIIASPWNNLARLESDPAIRVVVRRDLNKNNVAVISGGGSGHEPAHVGFIGKGMLTAAVCGDLFASPSVDAVLTAIQAVTGEAGCLLIVKNYTGDRLNFGLAAEKARRLGYNVEMLIVGDDISLPDNKQPRGIAGTILVHKVAGYFAERGFNLATVLREAQYAANHTASIGVALASCHLPQEAESAPRHQPGHAELGMGIHGEPGASTIATHNSAEIMQIMVEKLTAALPETGRLAVMLNNLGGVSVAEMAILTRELANTPLHARVDWLIGPASLVTALDMKGFSLTTIVLEESIEKALLSDVETASWQKPVQPRAVNIMPSALASARVAFTPSANPQVGDYVAQVTSTLSGLETHLNALDAKVGDGDTGSTFAAGAREIAALLQRQQLPLNDLPTLFALIGERLTVVMGGSSGVLMSIFFTAAGQKLEQGASMAEALNAGLGQMKFYGGADEGDRTMIDALQPALAALLAEPDNLQAAFAAAQAGADRTCQSSKAGAGRASYLNSESLLGNMDPGAHAVAMVFKALAER
- a CDS encoding siderophore-interacting protein; the protein is MTKNTSRYPQRVRNELRFRELTVLRVERIGQAFQRIVLGGEALDGFVSQGFDDHTKLFFPQAGSVFTPPEVTDEGINWGEGVRPATRDYTPLYDAERHELAYDFYIHDGGIASRWALEANIGDKLVIGGPRGSLVVPEDYAWQLYVCDESGMPALRRRLLGLRQLPVTPQVTAIVTVADASYKDYLADLDGFNIEWVVGHNPAFVAERLAQVKVPSEDYFIWLTGEGGVVKSLLARFEEPSIDQQLVRSQAYWHSK
- a CDS encoding GTPase family protein is translated as MNNSEGLKSFQQSLADLPQWVSERLLQQINQLTNYEPVIGIMGKTGVGKSSLCNALFAGDISPVSDVAACTREPLRFRLQVGDRYITLMDLPGVGESGARDTEYAALYREQLPRLDLVLWLIKADDRALTVDEHFYHQVIGEVYRHKVLFVISQSDKAEPTSGGGQLSTAQKQNISRKICLLHELFQPVHPVCAVSVRLQWGLKVMAERMIKCLPREATSPVVSQLHPSFRTTVVREQARSDFGETVGAVLDSISAFPLIPAPVRAVIQAVRTTVVSVARAVWDFFF
- a CDS encoding DUF932 domain-containing protein, encoding MTRLASRFGAANLIRRDRPLTREELFRVVPSVFSEDKHESRSERYTYIPTISLLDSLQREGFQPFFACQTRVRDPGRREHTKHMLRLRREGQITGKQVPEIILLNSHDGTSSYQMLPGLFRAVCQNGLVCGESFGEVRVPHKGDVVSQVIEGAYEVLGIFDRVEEKRDAMQSLLLPPPAQQALAKAALTYRFGEDHQPVTESQILSPRRWQDESNDLWTTYQRIQENLIKGGLSGRNAKGGRSHTRAVRGIDGDVKLNRALWVMAEALLTQLQ